In Alkalihalobacterium alkalinitrilicum, a genomic segment contains:
- a CDS encoding ABC transporter permease, whose product MKKRYLVLALIVLSFISLFIGVSDLHPKHILNLSDEQAQILWVSRFPRLVSIIIAGVSLAICGLIMQQLTRNKFVSPTTAGTMDSARLGVLVSLMLFSSASMLQQVTVAFLFALAGTLIFMKILDKVKYKDAIFIPLVGLMFGNIIGSITTFFAYKEGLIQNMSSWLQGNFSLIIKGRYELLYISIPLMIIAYIYANRFTVAGMGEEFSTNLGLNYKRVVNIGLIIVAAVASIVLLTVGMIPFLGLIVPNIVSIYNGDNLKKNLSHTALLGAVFVLVCDILGRLIIYPYEIPIGLTVGVIGSGVFLYLLMRRKAYE is encoded by the coding sequence ATGAAAAAAAGGTATTTAGTTTTAGCGTTGATTGTATTATCATTCATTTCACTATTTATTGGCGTTTCAGATCTTCATCCGAAACATATACTTAATTTAAGTGACGAGCAAGCTCAAATATTATGGGTCAGTCGATTTCCTCGTTTAGTGAGCATTATTATTGCTGGCGTAAGTCTTGCGATTTGTGGTTTGATTATGCAACAACTGACGAGAAATAAATTTGTCTCGCCAACGACAGCAGGAACGATGGATTCAGCTAGATTAGGAGTTTTAGTTTCACTCATGTTATTTAGTTCAGCTAGTATGTTACAACAGGTAACTGTCGCTTTTCTATTTGCATTAGCGGGAACGTTAATTTTTATGAAGATCCTTGATAAAGTTAAATATAAAGATGCTATCTTTATCCCATTAGTTGGACTCATGTTCGGTAATATCATCGGCTCAATTACAACTTTCTTTGCCTATAAAGAAGGTCTTATTCAAAATATGTCCTCGTGGTTACAAGGAAATTTTTCATTAATAATCAAAGGTAGATATGAGCTTTTATACATAAGTATTCCACTAATGATTATTGCTTACATTTATGCAAACCGCTTTACGGTGGCAGGCATGGGTGAAGAGTTCTCTACTAATCTAGGTTTAAATTATAAGAGAGTCGTAAATATTGGACTAATCATCGTTGCAGCTGTGGCATCGATCGTGCTTTTAACGGTTGGGATGATACCATTTTTAGGATTAATAGTACCAAACATTGTAAGTATTTATAACGGAGATAATTTAAAGAAAAATTTATCTCACACTGCTTTACTAGGTGCTGTGTTCGTTTTAGTTTGTGATATTTTAGGTCGTCTCATTATTTATCCTTATGAAATACCAATCGGCCTTACAGTAGGTGTTATCGGAAGTGGCGTCTTCCTTTACTTACTAATGAGGAGAAAGGCATATGAGTAA
- a CDS encoding iron chelate uptake ABC transporter family permease subunit codes for MSNKTKIILLAILAFSLIATFIFYNIGSNWSYVLPRRGKIVLAIIITGGAIAFSTLIFQTITNNRILTPSIIGFDSLYLLIQTFIIFAFGSTSVTMLNQNLNFLISVGAMIIFAGLFYKIIFQREGRNIYFLLLVGIIFGTLFSSLSTFMQVLIDPNEFMVVQDRMFASFNNVKTDLLWISVIALILVTIYFIPYMKYLDVLSLGRDEAVNLGINYDLVVKRLLVVVAILISISTALVGPITFLGLLVVNVTYEFLKTYKHSYLIIGSILISIVALVGGQLVVERVFTFSTTLSVIINFIGGVYFIYLLLRGRK; via the coding sequence ATGAGTAATAAGACAAAAATTATTTTACTAGCTATATTAGCATTCTCATTAATAGCCACATTTATTTTCTATAATATTGGTAGTAACTGGAGTTATGTTCTTCCGAGACGAGGTAAGATTGTCTTAGCGATTATTATTACTGGAGGGGCTATTGCCTTTTCAACATTAATCTTCCAAACGATTACAAATAATCGCATTTTAACACCAAGTATTATCGGATTTGATTCACTATATTTACTCATTCAAACCTTTATTATTTTTGCTTTTGGTTCAACGAGTGTAACGATGCTGAATCAAAACTTGAATTTCTTAATTTCAGTAGGAGCAATGATTATATTTGCTGGTCTTTTTTACAAGATTATCTTTCAAAGAGAAGGACGCAATATCTACTTTTTACTTCTAGTCGGAATAATTTTTGGAACACTGTTTTCAAGTTTATCGACTTTCATGCAAGTGTTAATTGATCCGAATGAATTTATGGTCGTACAAGATCGCATGTTTGCTAGTTTTAATAATGTAAAGACCGACCTTCTGTGGATTTCAGTTATAGCACTCATATTAGTCACTATTTATTTTATTCCCTATATGAAATATTTAGATGTTCTCTCGTTAGGAAGAGATGAGGCAGTTAATTTAGGTATTAATTACGACTTAGTCGTGAAACGTTTGTTAGTTGTTGTGGCAATTTTAATCTCGATCTCTACTGCTCTAGTTGGACCGATAACATTTTTAGGGTTGCTAGTTGTCAACGTGACTTATGAGTTTTTAAAAACCTATAAACATAGCTATTTAATTATAGGTTCAATCTTAATAAGTATAGTGGCTTTAGTGGGTGGACAGTTAGTCGTTGAGCGAGTCTTTACCTTCTCAACTACACTCAGTGTCATAATCAACTTTATCGGTGGAGTTTACTTTATCTATCTACTCTTAAGGGGGAGAAAATGA
- a CDS encoding ABC transporter ATP-binding protein, which produces MVVVKEVTKQYGNKNVVENVSVSIKKGTITSFIGPNGAGKSTLLSMVSRLIAKDHGEIYIEDKEIGQCKSGDLAKKISILKQSNNINIRLTVRELVSFGRFPYSQGRLSKADWKYVDEAIEYMELGDMQHKYLEQLSGGQRQRAYIAMVIAQDTEYILLDEPLNNLDMKHSVQIMQVLRRLVDELGKTVVIVIHDINFASCYSDHIVALKDGKIVKEGTTPEIINPAVLKEIYDMDIHIENINQNRICVYFS; this is translated from the coding sequence ATGGTCGTTGTAAAAGAAGTAACAAAACAATATGGAAATAAAAACGTTGTAGAAAATGTTTCAGTTTCTATTAAAAAAGGAACGATTACTTCCTTTATTGGTCCAAACGGCGCAGGGAAGAGTACATTATTGTCGATGGTTAGTCGCCTTATCGCGAAAGATCATGGTGAGATTTATATTGAAGATAAAGAAATTGGTCAGTGTAAAAGTGGTGATTTGGCGAAGAAAATTTCAATTTTAAAGCAATCAAATAATATAAATATACGCTTAACGGTTCGAGAACTTGTCTCATTTGGACGCTTTCCATACTCGCAAGGTCGACTTTCGAAAGCGGACTGGAAGTATGTTGATGAAGCCATAGAATATATGGAACTTGGCGATATGCAACATAAATATTTAGAGCAATTAAGTGGTGGTCAACGACAACGCGCTTATATTGCAATGGTTATCGCTCAAGATACAGAATATATTCTTCTTGATGAACCACTAAATAACTTAGATATGAAGCATTCCGTACAAATTATGCAAGTGTTAAGAAGGCTAGTAGATGAGTTAGGCAAAACAGTTGTAATCGTCATTCACGACATTAATTTTGCTTCCTGTTACTCAGACCATATTGTTGCTCTTAAAGATGGCAAGATTGTAAAAGAGGGGACAACACCTGAAATTATTAATCCAGCTGTTTTAAAAGAAATATACGATATGGATATACATATTGAGAACATCAATCAAAATCGTATTTGCGTATATTTCTCTTAG